In one Pseudomonas tensinigenes genomic region, the following are encoded:
- a CDS encoding response regulator transcription factor: MRSALIVDDHPVVRAAVKIVLQAESFKQIHEVANGEQVMEMIREHSPQLVVLDLNLPGLSGLDVIVRIKANYPACRILVFSLHAPEIYQERCLRAGAMAYVTKSNQLQQLHKAIQALMAGYSYFSALTDSTSTLNAIQLSEKQMIDQLSDRELAILLQLAQGKANKTIAQDMHLSHKTVSTYKTRLMIKLGILSLVMLREFAQRNGLI, from the coding sequence ATGAGGTCAGCGCTGATCGTCGACGATCATCCGGTGGTGCGCGCCGCCGTTAAAATCGTATTGCAGGCCGAAAGCTTTAAACAGATTCATGAGGTTGCCAATGGCGAGCAAGTGATGGAGATGATTCGTGAGCATTCGCCACAGTTGGTGGTGCTGGATCTCAATTTACCGGGGCTCAGTGGCCTGGACGTGATCGTGCGCATCAAGGCCAACTACCCGGCCTGCCGAATATTGGTGTTCTCCCTGCATGCGCCGGAGATCTATCAGGAACGCTGCCTGCGCGCCGGAGCCATGGCTTATGTGACCAAAAGCAATCAATTGCAGCAGTTGCACAAGGCGATCCAGGCGCTGATGGCGGGCTACAGCTATTTCAGCGCGCTGACTGACAGCACCAGTACCTTGAACGCTATCCAACTATCGGAAAAGCAGATGATCGATCAGCTTTCCGATCGAGAGCTGGCCATTTTGCTGCAACTGGCACAAGGCAAAGCCAACAAGACCATTGCCCAGGACATGCATCTGAGCCACAAAACCGTCAGCACCTACAAGACCCGCCTGATGATCAAGCTGGGAATATTGTCACTGGTGATGCTACGCGAATTTGCCCAACGTAACGGTTTGATTTGA
- a CDS encoding isochorismatase family protein: MNTVNAANFDGQKPTIDASDAAMLLIDHQSGLFQIVKDMDVPQLRANAIALAKAATLLKMPVITTASVPQGPNGPLIPEIHEAAPHAQYVARKGEINAWDNPEFHAAVKATGKKTLVIAGTLTSVCLAFPSIAAVYEGYRVFAVVDASGNHSKLATDLTVARLAQAGVVPIDIMATLSELQGSWNRPDAEQWAAVYAQAMPHYQLLIESYLKAQQVANEHEVLDSQR, encoded by the coding sequence ATGAACACTGTCAATGCAGCGAACTTCGACGGCCAGAAACCGACCATCGATGCCAGCGACGCAGCGATGCTGCTGATCGACCACCAGAGCGGTCTGTTCCAGATCGTCAAGGACATGGACGTGCCGCAACTGCGCGCCAATGCCATCGCACTGGCCAAAGCCGCGACCCTGTTGAAGATGCCGGTAATCACCACCGCCTCCGTGCCGCAAGGGCCGAACGGGCCGTTGATCCCGGAGATTCACGAAGCGGCGCCGCATGCGCAATACGTGGCGCGCAAAGGCGAGATCAATGCCTGGGACAATCCGGAATTTCACGCAGCGGTCAAAGCCACCGGCAAGAAAACCCTGGTGATCGCCGGGACCCTGACCAGCGTCTGCCTGGCGTTCCCGTCCATCGCCGCCGTGTACGAAGGCTACAGGGTGTTTGCCGTGGTCGACGCGTCCGGCAATCACTCAAAACTCGCCACTGATCTGACCGTTGCCCGTTTGGCCCAGGCCGGGGTGGTGCCGATCGACATCATGGCTACGCTTTCCGAGCTGCAAGGCTCGTGGAACCGTCCCGATGCCGAGCAGTGGGCGGCCGTCTACGCCCAGGCCATGCCGCATTATCAATTGCTGATCGAAAGCTACCTCAAGGCTCAGCAAGTCGCGAACGAACACGAAGTGCTGGATTCCCAGCGCTGA
- a CDS encoding transporter substrate-binding domain-containing protein: MELRRVVFALLMTLGASAGANDAPVMLEVLSRTRPENIQIRLDGQDRQWLQEHPLLRVGISGPDYPPFEVTRNRHELEGLTADYADLIAQLLNVRIQIQRYANRDAAMAALKHGEVELLGTSNSFELADPAFILSRAYAEDQPMLVTRLEETLPVDLAGKRVAMVEDYLPLASVQAFYPEASVQRYPSAMDALGAVAFGTDDVYLGDFISANYLINTNYRNDLQLTGPAGLDANPFGFALLRSQVRLKRIVDQALAAIPMEHRQRIEQRWSAGLAEMAEQSQVQLSAVERQWRDLHPVVRVGGIEDFAPLTFFDADGRFSGLSAQLLALISQRSGLNFEIVRGSSLDRQIEQLKTGELDLLPVVTPSSERENELQFTRAYLNNPFVLVSAAMTQGVRSLDDLQGKRLAIYRGHPLRGYLQERVARLRIVDVRSPAEGMEMIAKGQVDATVSSLLVARFLISRHYRDRLRIASTIGDQPARIALATAPQASALHSILNKALLSIAPQQMDELVERWSHDVVVDDSYWLRHRREIVFGFAGAAGLLILALAWIGFQRWQIRQRQQWLRQLQQAKDAADDANRAKTTFLATMSHEIRTPMNALIGMLELALKRAEEGVTDRLAIQVASNAGQQLLALIGDILDIARIETGHLSLAPERANLRELVVSVCRVFEGLARQKRLLWHIELDAHSDVDVLIDPTRFKQVLSNLLSNAIKFTEDGEVSLWLVVTPTSAERLAVKVLIEDSGIGISNEDRQRLFSPFVQASNNVQSARSGSGLGLVISRSLCEMMGGELRLDSEPGLGTRVEIRLQMPLLQALSHVPAHAQVLEAVGHSLSVLVVDDHPVNRLLLCWQLSELGHRTVDTEDGHAGLERWRAQAFDVVITDCNMPRRNGYALARAIRDEETQSARTPCLILGFTANAQVEEKLRCLDAGMDECLFKPIRLHDLQQALKGASHCESEVQSVEEVALKELDLSTLEQMAGNDHSMIRRLREEVLSSLHNDLQQLDQMNHEHDRGGLRELAHHIKGGAQMVGAARLVSACTDLEEACRAAEAEAVVMAIKTLRDALHGLAQRLEA, from the coding sequence ATGGAGCTGCGTCGGGTCGTTTTCGCGTTGTTGATGACCCTCGGCGCATCGGCAGGAGCAAACGACGCGCCAGTGATGCTGGAAGTGCTGAGCCGGACCCGCCCGGAAAATATCCAGATACGACTGGATGGACAGGATCGTCAATGGCTGCAGGAGCATCCACTCTTGCGCGTCGGTATTTCAGGGCCCGACTATCCGCCGTTCGAGGTGACGCGCAATCGGCATGAGCTGGAAGGGCTGACGGCTGACTACGCGGATCTGATCGCGCAATTGCTCAACGTGCGGATACAGATACAGCGCTACGCCAACCGGGATGCGGCCATGGCCGCGCTTAAACACGGTGAAGTGGAGCTGCTGGGCACTTCGAACAGTTTCGAGCTTGCTGATCCTGCGTTCATTTTGTCTCGGGCCTACGCCGAAGATCAGCCGATGCTGGTGACCCGGCTCGAAGAAACCTTGCCGGTGGATCTTGCGGGCAAGCGCGTGGCCATGGTCGAGGATTATCTGCCGTTGGCGAGTGTGCAGGCGTTCTATCCCGAAGCGAGCGTGCAGCGCTACCCGTCGGCGATGGATGCACTCGGCGCCGTGGCGTTTGGCACCGATGACGTTTACCTGGGCGACTTCATCAGTGCCAACTACTTGATCAACACCAATTACCGTAACGATCTGCAGTTGACCGGGCCCGCCGGGCTCGACGCCAATCCGTTCGGCTTTGCGCTGCTGCGTAGCCAGGTGCGCCTCAAGCGTATCGTCGACCAGGCGTTGGCAGCCATCCCCATGGAACATCGGCAGCGCATCGAGCAGCGCTGGAGTGCCGGCCTTGCCGAGATGGCGGAACAATCACAGGTGCAACTCAGTGCCGTCGAGCGGCAATGGCGAGATCTGCACCCAGTGGTACGGGTCGGCGGCATTGAAGACTTCGCACCCCTGACGTTCTTTGACGCGGATGGCCGTTTCAGCGGGCTTTCAGCGCAACTGCTGGCCTTGATCAGCCAGCGCAGCGGATTGAATTTCGAGATTGTCCGAGGGAGTTCGCTGGATCGTCAGATCGAGCAATTGAAAACCGGGGAACTGGATCTGTTGCCCGTGGTAACGCCCAGCAGTGAGCGCGAAAACGAACTGCAATTTACCCGTGCCTATCTGAATAATCCGTTTGTGCTGGTCAGTGCGGCAATGACGCAGGGTGTGCGCAGTCTCGACGATCTGCAGGGCAAGCGCTTGGCGATTTATCGCGGCCATCCATTGCGTGGTTATCTGCAGGAGCGCGTCGCGCGCTTACGCATTGTCGACGTCAGAAGCCCCGCCGAGGGCATGGAAATGATTGCCAAGGGGCAGGTCGACGCCACGGTCAGCTCATTGCTGGTCGCGCGCTTTCTGATCTCGCGTCATTACCGCGATCGTCTGCGCATCGCCAGTACCATCGGCGACCAACCGGCCCGTATCGCGCTGGCCACTGCGCCGCAAGCGTCGGCGTTGCATTCGATCCTGAACAAGGCGCTGCTGAGCATCGCCCCGCAACAGATGGACGAACTGGTTGAACGCTGGAGTCATGACGTGGTGGTGGATGACAGCTATTGGTTGCGGCATCGCCGTGAGATTGTCTTTGGTTTTGCCGGTGCGGCAGGCTTGCTGATACTGGCGCTGGCGTGGATCGGTTTTCAGCGCTGGCAAATCCGCCAGCGTCAGCAGTGGTTACGGCAATTGCAGCAAGCCAAGGACGCAGCGGACGATGCCAACCGGGCCAAGACCACGTTTCTGGCAACCATGAGCCATGAAATTCGTACACCGATGAACGCCCTGATCGGCATGCTCGAGCTGGCTTTGAAACGGGCGGAGGAAGGCGTGACCGATCGATTGGCGATTCAGGTGGCCTCCAACGCCGGTCAACAGTTGTTGGCACTGATCGGTGACATTCTCGACATCGCGCGTATCGAGACTGGGCATTTGTCCCTGGCTCCCGAACGGGCCAATCTGCGTGAACTGGTGGTGTCGGTGTGTCGGGTCTTCGAGGGGCTGGCACGGCAGAAACGCTTGCTGTGGCACATCGAACTGGATGCCCATAGCGACGTCGATGTATTGATTGATCCGACGCGCTTCAAGCAGGTGCTGTCAAACCTGCTGAGCAACGCGATCAAGTTCACCGAAGATGGCGAAGTGAGTCTGTGGCTGGTTGTGACGCCAACGTCAGCCGAGCGACTGGCGGTGAAGGTGCTCATCGAAGACAGCGGGATCGGGATCAGCAATGAGGACCGGCAACGGCTGTTCAGTCCGTTCGTGCAGGCGAGCAATAACGTTCAATCGGCGCGCAGCGGTTCCGGTCTGGGCCTGGTGATCAGTCGCAGCCTGTGCGAAATGATGGGCGGCGAATTGCGGCTCGACAGTGAACCGGGTCTCGGGACTCGGGTTGAAATCAGACTCCAGATGCCACTGCTGCAGGCGTTGTCACACGTTCCGGCCCACGCGCAAGTATTGGAGGCGGTTGGGCATTCACTCAGCGTTCTGGTGGTGGACGATCATCCGGTCAATCGTTTGTTGTTGTGCTGGCAGTTGAGTGAACTGGGGCATCGCACGGTTGACACCGAGGACGGTCATGCCGGGCTGGAGCGTTGGCGGGCACAGGCGTTCGATGTGGTGATCACCGACTGCAACATGCCGCGGCGTAACGGCTACGCGCTCGCGCGGGCCATTCGTGATGAGGAAACGCAGAGCGCTCGGACACCTTGCCTGATCCTCGGGTTTACCGCCAACGCGCAGGTGGAGGAGAAGCTTCGCTGCCTCGATGCCGGTATGGATGAGTGCCTGTTCAAACCGATTCGCTTGCACGATCTGCAGCAGGCCTTGAAGGGGGCCAGCCATTGTGAAAGTGAAGTTCAGTCGGTCGAGGAGGTCGCTCTGAAGGAACTCGATCTGAGTACGCTGGAGCAGATGGCCGGCAATGACCATTCGATGATCCGACGCCTGCGTGAAGAAGTATTGAGCAGCCTGCACAACGATCTGCAACAGCTCGACCAGATGAACCATGAACATGACCGCGGCGGACTGCGCGAGTTGGCCCATCACATCAAGGGGGGCGCGCAAATGGTCGGCGCGGCGCGGCTGGTGTCAGCGTGCACTGATCTGGAAGAGGCCTGCCGTGCGGCCGAAGCCGAGGCGGTCGTCATGGCGATCAAGACGCTGCGTGATGCCTTGCACGGCCTCGCGCAGCGTCTTGAGGCTTAA
- the dkgB gene encoding 2,5-didehydrogluconate reductase DkgB, whose protein sequence is MSVPAFGLGTFRLQGQVVIDSVSTALELGYRVIDTAQIYENEADVGVAIAASGIPREELFITSKIWIANFARERLIASLKESLEKLQTDYLDLTLIHWPSPDNQVPVEEFMGALLEAKRLGLTRQIGISNFTIDLMKQAIAAVGAENIATHQIELHPYLQNRQVVEFARSQGIHITSYMTLAYGEVLKDPLIQQISERLQATPAQVTLAWAMQSGYAVIPSSTKRANLLSNLGATALTLSDADMMHIATLDRGYRLTSPTGIAPQWD, encoded by the coding sequence ATGTCTGTTCCCGCTTTCGGCCTTGGTACATTTCGCCTGCAAGGCCAGGTGGTCATCGATTCGGTCAGTACCGCCCTGGAACTCGGCTACCGGGTCATCGACACCGCGCAGATCTACGAAAACGAAGCCGATGTCGGTGTGGCCATCGCGGCCAGCGGTATCCCCCGCGAAGAGCTGTTCATCACCAGCAAGATCTGGATTGCCAACTTCGCCAGGGAGCGTCTGATCGCCAGTCTCAAAGAGAGCCTGGAGAAGCTGCAGACCGACTACCTCGACCTGACGCTCATCCACTGGCCATCGCCGGACAACCAAGTGCCGGTCGAAGAATTCATGGGCGCATTGCTGGAAGCCAAGCGTCTGGGCCTGACCCGGCAGATCGGCATTTCGAACTTCACCATCGACCTGATGAAACAGGCCATTGCGGCCGTCGGTGCCGAAAACATCGCGACCCACCAGATCGAGTTGCATCCGTACCTGCAAAACCGCCAAGTGGTCGAGTTCGCCCGCAGCCAGGGCATTCACATCACCTCGTACATGACCCTCGCTTACGGCGAAGTACTCAAGGATCCGCTGATCCAGCAGATCTCCGAGCGCCTGCAGGCCACCCCGGCGCAAGTCACTCTTGCCTGGGCGATGCAATCGGGTTATGCGGTGATTCCGTCATCGACCAAGCGCGCAAATCTGCTCAGTAACCTCGGCGCCACCGCACTCACGTTGAGCGATGCCGACATGATGCACATCGCCACGCTTGATCGTGGTTATCGCCTGACCAGTCCAACAGGCATTGCGCCACAGTGGGATTGA
- a CDS encoding MgtC/SapB family protein translates to MQAINNLNLDSLLDTLVSLSAAFILGGLIGFERQYRQRTAGLRTNVLVAVGAAIFVDMANRLAGAEGAVRVVAYVVSGIGFLGAGVIMREEGNVRGLNTAATLWTSAAVGACAGADLLAEAVLGTLFILAANTLLRPIVNNINRQPLDVVSAEVTNIVYVIARRSQQTAVFALLEAELERSNYPASDVDVHAFGADEIEIEATLATTSVDGDELDALVARISTSALVVQAFWSPSTTE, encoded by the coding sequence ATGCAAGCCATCAACAACCTCAACCTCGATTCGCTGCTCGACACCCTCGTCAGCCTCAGCGCTGCATTCATCCTCGGTGGCCTGATCGGCTTCGAGCGCCAGTACCGGCAACGCACTGCCGGCCTGCGCACCAACGTACTGGTCGCCGTCGGCGCGGCGATATTTGTCGACATGGCCAACCGTCTCGCCGGTGCCGAAGGCGCGGTGCGTGTGGTCGCTTACGTGGTGTCCGGCATCGGTTTTCTCGGCGCCGGGGTGATCATGCGCGAAGAGGGCAACGTGCGCGGCCTCAACACCGCCGCGACCCTGTGGACGTCTGCAGCGGTCGGCGCCTGTGCCGGCGCCGATCTGCTTGCCGAAGCGGTACTCGGCACGCTGTTCATTCTGGCCGCCAACACCTTGCTGCGGCCGATCGTCAACAACATCAACCGTCAGCCTTTGGACGTGGTCTCGGCGGAAGTTACCAACATCGTCTACGTCATCGCCCGCCGCTCCCAGCAAACCGCCGTGTTCGCCTTGCTCGAAGCCGAGCTTGAGCGCAGCAATTACCCGGCCAGTGATGTCGACGTCCATGCCTTCGGTGCCGATGAAATCGAGATCGAAGCCACCCTGGCGACCACTTCGGTGGATGGTGATGAACTGGATGCTCTGGTGGCACGGATCTCGACATCGGCCCTGGTGGTGCAGGCGTTCTGGAGTCCGAGTACCACCGAGTGA
- a CDS encoding pirin family protein → MKNIIGIYTSPRGHWVGDGFPVRTLFSYDNLGKHISPFLLLDHAGPADFTPTTERRGVGQHPHRGFETVTIVYEGEVQHRDSTGSGGVIGPGDVQWMTAASGILHEEFHSENFAKTGGKLEMVQLWVNLPAKDKMAAPGYQTILDSDIPSIVLKDNAGSLRLIAGEFDGHTGPSRTFTPIDVWDLRLNAGKLLTLDLHEGRNTALVVLKGSVQVNGVEAVREGQLALFERDGQQLTLEASQDAVVLLLSGEPIDEPIVGHGPFVMNTEQEIHQAFADFQSGRFGQMHA, encoded by the coding sequence ATGAAAAACATCATCGGTATTTACACCAGCCCGCGCGGCCATTGGGTCGGCGATGGTTTCCCGGTTCGCACGCTGTTTTCCTACGACAACCTGGGCAAACACATCAGCCCGTTCCTGCTGCTCGATCACGCTGGTCCCGCCGATTTCACCCCGACCACCGAGCGACGTGGCGTTGGTCAGCATCCGCACCGTGGTTTCGAAACCGTGACTATCGTTTATGAAGGCGAGGTTCAGCACCGCGACTCGACCGGTAGTGGCGGCGTGATCGGCCCGGGCGATGTGCAATGGATGACCGCCGCTTCCGGGATCCTTCACGAGGAGTTTCACTCGGAAAACTTCGCCAAAACCGGCGGCAAACTGGAAATGGTCCAGTTGTGGGTCAACCTGCCGGCCAAGGACAAAATGGCCGCGCCGGGCTACCAGACCATTCTCGACAGCGACATCCCGAGCATCGTGCTCAAGGACAACGCCGGTAGCCTGCGGCTGATCGCCGGTGAGTTCGATGGCCACACCGGCCCGTCGCGTACCTTCACGCCGATCGACGTGTGGGATCTGCGCCTCAACGCCGGCAAGTTGCTGACGCTCGATCTGCACGAAGGCCGCAACACCGCGCTGGTGGTGTTGAAAGGCTCGGTGCAGGTCAACGGTGTGGAAGCGGTGCGCGAAGGGCAGTTGGCGCTGTTCGAACGTGACGGCCAGCAACTGACTCTCGAAGCCAGCCAGGACGCGGTCGTCTTGCTGCTCAGCGGCGAGCCGATCGACGAACCGATCGTCGGCCACGGCCCGTTCGTGATGAACACCGAGCAGGAAATCCACCAGGCCTTCGCCGACTTCCAGTCCGGCCGCTTCGGCCAGATGCACGCTTAA
- a CDS encoding chemotaxis protein CheY — MINKALRILIADTQHFYRMKIERLFNELDYYRVAPVQSLAELLTLVDYGCEPFDVVVINAELAGGALDLPGFLLDNPQVRHALVYKVPSTTMQMAEGFALGNLQISHAALPNAQAITQLMTWVDRPRLEQDEALRRLAYA; from the coding sequence ATGATCAATAAAGCCCTGCGTATCCTCATCGCCGACACGCAACATTTTTACCGGATGAAAATCGAGCGGTTGTTCAACGAACTCGATTACTACCGTGTTGCACCGGTGCAGAGCCTCGCCGAGCTGTTGACACTGGTGGACTACGGTTGCGAACCGTTCGATGTGGTAGTCATCAACGCCGAACTGGCGGGCGGTGCGCTGGATCTGCCGGGATTCTTGCTTGATAACCCGCAGGTGCGTCATGCGTTGGTCTACAAAGTGCCGTCGACAACGATGCAGATGGCCGAGGGCTTTGCCCTGGGCAACCTGCAGATCAGTCATGCGGCATTGCCCAATGCACAGGCGATCACGCAGTTGATGACGTGGGTCGACAGACCTCGGTTGGAGCAGGATGAGGCGTTGCGGCGTTTGGCTTATGCATAG
- a CDS encoding LysR substrate-binding domain-containing protein: MMEDLNTLYYFTQVVEHHGFAAAGRALDMPKSKLSRRISELEERLGVRLLHRTSRHCSLTEIGQAYYQRCLAMRVEAESAAELIERNRSEPQGLVRLSCPTALLNSWVGPMLTRYMLKYPLVELFIESTNRRVDLLHEGFDIALRVRFPPLENTDMVMKVLGNSTQSVVGSPVFVERLSSPPSPADLNGLPSLHWGAAQREYQWELLGPNDNTALIRHTPRMVTDDLIALRQAVIAGVGVAHLPSVVVREDIAAGRVVELIPGWAPKCGVVHAIFPSRRGLLPSVRTLIDFLGEEFAHSDIA; this comes from the coding sequence ATGATGGAAGACCTCAACACCCTCTACTACTTCACCCAAGTGGTCGAACATCATGGTTTCGCTGCCGCCGGGCGCGCACTGGACATGCCCAAATCGAAACTCAGCCGGCGGATTTCCGAACTGGAAGAACGCCTCGGCGTGCGCTTGCTGCATCGCACCAGCCGTCATTGTTCATTGACCGAAATCGGCCAGGCCTATTACCAGCGCTGCCTTGCGATGCGCGTCGAGGCCGAAAGCGCCGCCGAGCTGATCGAACGCAACCGCTCCGAACCTCAAGGTCTGGTGCGTCTGAGTTGCCCGACGGCGCTGCTCAATTCGTGGGTCGGGCCGATGCTTACGCGCTACATGCTCAAATATCCGTTAGTGGAGTTGTTTATCGAGAGCACCAACCGCCGTGTTGATCTGCTGCACGAAGGGTTCGACATCGCGCTGCGAGTGCGTTTTCCGCCGCTGGAAAACACCGACATGGTCATGAAAGTGCTCGGCAACAGTACGCAATCAGTGGTCGGCAGCCCAGTATTTGTCGAACGTCTGTCGTCACCGCCCTCGCCCGCCGACCTCAATGGTTTGCCGAGCCTGCATTGGGGCGCCGCGCAGCGCGAGTATCAGTGGGAGCTGCTCGGGCCGAATGACAACACGGCGCTGATTCGGCATACGCCGCGAATGGTTACCGATGATTTGATTGCCTTGCGCCAAGCGGTGATTGCCGGCGTTGGCGTGGCGCACTTGCCGAGTGTGGTGGTGCGTGAGGATATTGCCGCCGGACGCGTCGTCGAGCTGATTCCGGGTTGGGCGCCCAAGTGCGGGGTGGTGCATGCGATTTTCCCATCGCGGCGCGGGTTGTTGCCGTCGGTGCGTACGTTGATTGATTTTCTCGGGGAGGAGTTTGCGCACAGCGATATTGCCTGA